The DNA segment ATGAAACCGGTACGACAATAACATTTTCTCCAGACGGGGAAATATTTGAGACATTGGAATACGATTATGACGTGCTTTCACAAAGACTGAGGGAATTGTCGTTTTTGAATAAAGGCGTAAAAATAAGGCTTGTTGATGAGAGAGATGGAAAAGAAGATGTTTTTCACTATGAAGGCGGCATAGTTGAGTTTGTAAAGTATCTAAACAGAAACAAAGAAGTGTTGCACCCAGAGCCGATTTACATGGAAAGCAAAAGCGATACGTACGAAGTGGAAGTTGCGATGCAGTACAATGACAGCTATACGGAAAACATATTTAGCTTTGCAAACAATATCGATACAAGAGAAGGCGGCACTCATTTAATAGGCTTTAAGGCAGCATTGACGAAAGTCATCAATGACTACGCAAGAAAGTTTAACATCATAAAAGAAAATGACAAGAACTTGCAAGGGGAAGATGTAAGGGAAGGGCTTACGGCGATTATAAGCGTTAAACTCATGAATCCGCAGTTTGAGGGACAGACGAAGACGAAATTAGGCAATTCTGAGATGCGCTCAATAGTCGATTCTGTCGTGACTGAAAAGTTGACGGCTTTCATGGAGGAAAATCCTTCGCTTTCAAAAGTCATTCTTGAAAAGGCTACATCCGCTGCAAGAGCAAGGGAAGCAGCCAGAAAAGCCAGAGAGCTTACAAGAAGGAAGTCGGCGCTGGAATCTACTTCGCTTCCCGGTAAATTAGCAGATTGTTCAGAAAAGGATGCATCAAAGTGTGAGCTTTACCTTGTTGAGGGTGATTCTGCAGGCGGTTCTGCAAAAATGGGAAGAGACAGCAAGTATCAAGCCATACTTCCCCTTAGAGGTAAGATTTTGAATGTAGAAAAGGCAAGGCTTGATAGAATTTTATCAAGCGATGAGATAAAGGCTATGATAACAGCGTTAGGCACTGGAATAGGAAGCGATTTTGATATCTCAAAGCTTAGATACCATAAAGTCGTCATAATGACAGATGCCGATGTTGATGGAAGCCACATAAGGACATTGCTTCTTACATTTTTCTACAGGTTTATGAGGCCGTTGATAGAAAATGGAAATATATATATTGCACAGCCACCACTTTACAAGATAGAGAAAAACAAAAAGGTGTACTACGCCTATTCCGATAAAGAGCTTGACAATATTTTAAAAGAGATCGGAAGAGAAAATTACAATGTGCAGAGGTACAAAGGTTTAGGAGAAATGGATGCGGAGCAGCTTTGGGATACTACGATGGACCCTGAGAAAAGGACTATGCTGAAAGTAAGCCTTGATGATGCTATTGCAGCCGATGAAATATTTACGATTTTGATGGGGGACAAAGTAGAGCCAAGGCGTGAATTTATAGAAAAATATGCTAAAACCGTTAGAAATCTTGATATATAGGCAGGTGATTTAAGTGAGTGATAACACAAATAATGAAGAATTGAGAGTAATACCAGTAGATGTAGAAGATGAGATGAAAAAATCTTTTATAGATTACGCCATGAGCGTCATTGTAAGCAGGGCTTTGCCTGACGTGAGAGATGGATTAAAGCCTGTTCACAGGAGAATTCTCTATGCAATGAATGGCCTTGGTCTTACGCCTGACAAGCCTTACAAGAAAAGCGTAACTGTCGTAGGTGAAGTATTAGGGAAATACCATCCACACGGCGATGTGGCAGTTTACGACGCTATGGTTAGGATGGCGCAGGATTTTTCCATGAGAGAGACATTGGTTGACGGCCATGGTAATTTTGGAAGCATCGACGGTGATCCGGCTGCTGCCATGAGGTACACAGAAGCAAGGTTATCAAAGATAGCTTTGGAAATGCTTACTGACATAAATAAAGAGACTGTAGACTT comes from the Thermoanaerobacterium sp. PSU-2 genome and includes:
- the gyrB gene encoding DNA topoisomerase (ATP-hydrolyzing) subunit B, which gives rise to MANDETYGASQIQILEGLEAVRKRPGMYIGSTSSRGLHHLVYEIVDNSIDEALAGYCKNIDVIIHKDNSVSVIDDGRGIPTDIHPQTGKSGVEVALTVLHAGGKFNNDVYKVSGGLHGVGLSVVNALSKKLEVIVKQNGKVYQQKYERGVPKTDLTVIGETDETGTTITFSPDGEIFETLEYDYDVLSQRLRELSFLNKGVKIRLVDERDGKEDVFHYEGGIVEFVKYLNRNKEVLHPEPIYMESKSDTYEVEVAMQYNDSYTENIFSFANNIDTREGGTHLIGFKAALTKVINDYARKFNIIKENDKNLQGEDVREGLTAIISVKLMNPQFEGQTKTKLGNSEMRSIVDSVVTEKLTAFMEENPSLSKVILEKATSAARAREAARKARELTRRKSALESTSLPGKLADCSEKDASKCELYLVEGDSAGGSAKMGRDSKYQAILPLRGKILNVEKARLDRILSSDEIKAMITALGTGIGSDFDISKLRYHKVVIMTDADVDGSHIRTLLLTFFYRFMRPLIENGNIYIAQPPLYKIEKNKKVYYAYSDKELDNILKEIGRENYNVQRYKGLGEMDAEQLWDTTMDPEKRTMLKVSLDDAIAADEIFTILMGDKVEPRREFIEKYAKTVRNLDI